Proteins found in one Planctomycetes bacterium MalM25 genomic segment:
- a CDS encoding Kelch motif protein has product MIRQLLVLTLLACVAPACAHFPWLYVNDDAYPRLFFGEGLSDRDYHLPESVEGAEIHQSAIDAPAKLLTMEGLEEEGFFGLEGEDPIEPRGRLTTTIVYGSYHGSKLTYYAQHFPAEAPQAWPAAGDDAKFQATLGVAGDELVATILWDGEPAAATGVTLSNEVGGEGVSTKTDAEGIARFPLDKVHDGLNGLMVMKVDKNDRGEVNGKDYTSATHILTATFHFSEEAASKTAAALPALPEAVTSFGAASTDGWLYVYSGHIGQAHDHSRDNLSKHFRRIRLDGEGDWEELPAGPPLQGMAMVPHGGKVYRIGGLDARNPSGEEEDMHSVDRFSCYDPAAGEWAELTPLPKPRSSHNAVVIDDTLYVAGGWRLSGDSEGDWEVGALAYDLTDEQGEWVMLPEPPFKCRALAVGQVDGLVAVLCGLTDETGMSKAVHFYDPATRAWSAGPEFPGKSFHGFGLAAWNVDGVLYAGGMGGTLYKLNEDRSEWVEADKFETKRFFHQLVPDGQGGLLAVAGASPSTGHTGNIERLDLVMPEPAAEEEPAEATVAAE; this is encoded by the coding sequence ATGATCCGGCAGTTACTCGTTCTGACCCTCTTGGCCTGCGTCGCGCCGGCCTGCGCTCACTTTCCCTGGCTATACGTCAACGACGATGCCTACCCGCGGCTCTTCTTCGGCGAGGGGCTGTCCGACCGGGACTACCACCTGCCCGAGTCGGTCGAGGGGGCGGAGATCCACCAGTCGGCCATCGACGCGCCCGCCAAGCTGCTCACGATGGAGGGTCTCGAGGAAGAGGGCTTCTTCGGCCTTGAGGGCGAGGACCCGATCGAGCCGCGCGGCCGCCTGACGACGACCATCGTCTACGGATCGTACCATGGCTCGAAGCTCACCTACTACGCCCAGCACTTCCCGGCGGAGGCGCCGCAGGCGTGGCCCGCCGCCGGCGACGACGCCAAGTTCCAGGCGACGCTCGGTGTCGCGGGGGACGAGCTGGTCGCCACGATCCTCTGGGATGGCGAGCCCGCCGCCGCGACGGGCGTGACCCTCTCGAACGAGGTGGGGGGCGAGGGCGTCTCCACGAAGACCGACGCGGAGGGCATCGCCCGCTTCCCGCTCGACAAGGTCCACGACGGCCTCAACGGCCTCATGGTGATGAAGGTCGACAAGAACGACCGCGGCGAGGTCAACGGCAAGGACTACACGTCGGCCACGCACATCCTTACGGCGACCTTCCACTTCAGCGAAGAAGCCGCGTCCAAGACGGCGGCCGCCCTGCCGGCCCTGCCCGAGGCGGTCACCAGCTTCGGCGCGGCGTCCACCGACGGGTGGCTCTACGTCTACAGCGGCCACATCGGCCAGGCGCACGACCACTCGCGCGACAACCTCTCCAAGCACTTCCGCCGCATCCGCCTGGACGGCGAGGGCGACTGGGAAGAGCTCCCCGCCGGCCCGCCGCTCCAAGGCATGGCGATGGTCCCCCACGGCGGCAAGGTCTACCGCATCGGCGGGCTCGACGCGCGCAACCCGTCCGGCGAGGAAGAAGACATGCACTCGGTCGATCGGTTCTCGTGCTACGACCCGGCGGCGGGCGAATGGGCCGAACTGACGCCGCTGCCGAAGCCGCGCTCGTCGCACAACGCCGTGGTGATCGACGACACCCTCTACGTGGCGGGTGGCTGGCGGCTGTCCGGCGACAGCGAGGGCGATTGGGAAGTCGGCGCGCTGGCCTACGACCTGACCGACGAACAGGGTGAGTGGGTTATGCTGCCCGAGCCCCCCTTCAAGTGCCGCGCGCTGGCGGTCGGGCAAGTCGATGGCCTGGTCGCGGTCCTCTGCGGGCTGACCGACGAGACCGGCATGTCCAAGGCGGTCCACTTCTACGACCCGGCCACGCGGGCTTGGTCCGCAGGCCCCGAGTTCCCCGGCAAGAGCTTCCACGGCTTCGGCCTGGCCGCGTGGAACGTCGATGGCGTGCTCTACGCCGGCGGCATGGGGGGGACGCTCTACAAGCTCAACGAAGATCGCTCGGAATGGGTCGAGGCCGACAAGTTCGAGACCAAGCGGTTCTTCCACCAGCTCGTCCCGGACGGGCAGGGGGGCCTGCTCGCGGTCGCCGGCGCTTCACCGAGCACCGGCCACACTGGCAACATCGAACGGCTCGACCTCGTGATGCCCGAACCCGCCGCTGAAGAGGAACCGGCCGAAGCGACCGTGGCGGCCGAATAG
- the xcpT_21 gene encoding Type II secretion system protein G precursor produces the protein MSARSRDRGFTLVELLVVIAIIGILVALLLPAVQAARETARRCLCRSNLRQVGLATLMYHDVNRTLPPPKAGEVGATTDHGSALVLLLPYLEEGSLYATYDIEKKISDPVNRLVTTGTIPAYLCPSMRPPTVAASGGGQPYGYGSYLISTREQYQPVINTGAFDNVSADKPYRLSLAEVTDGTSQTLLAGEINYPFGEAELLPSADNPPLPGQGGAFAWAQGYWILAWGHMSGEAPQLFNNNDKHAAPLSLRTFRSDHPGGVNFVKLDGSVLFLTDDSDTELRRALVTRAGDEVVATLE, from the coding sequence ATGAGCGCTCGCTCGCGAGACCGCGGTTTCACCCTGGTCGAATTGCTGGTGGTGATCGCCATCATCGGCATCCTCGTCGCGCTGCTGTTGCCCGCCGTGCAAGCGGCGCGAGAGACAGCGCGGCGGTGCCTCTGCCGGAGCAACCTGCGGCAGGTCGGCCTGGCGACCCTGATGTACCACGACGTGAACCGGACGCTGCCGCCGCCGAAGGCGGGCGAGGTCGGGGCGACGACCGATCACGGCAGCGCGTTGGTTCTGTTGCTCCCCTATCTCGAAGAGGGTTCGCTTTACGCCACCTACGACATCGAGAAAAAGATCAGCGATCCGGTGAACCGCTTGGTGACCACCGGGACGATCCCGGCCTATCTCTGCCCCTCGATGCGTCCGCCGACCGTGGCCGCCTCGGGCGGGGGCCAGCCGTACGGCTACGGCAGCTACCTGATCTCGACACGAGAACAGTACCAGCCGGTGATCAACACGGGCGCTTTCGACAACGTCTCCGCCGACAAGCCGTACCGTCTGAGCCTCGCGGAGGTGACCGACGGCACATCGCAGACCTTACTGGCGGGGGAGATCAATTACCCCTTTGGCGAGGCCGAACTGCTGCCCAGCGCGGACAATCCGCCGCTGCCCGGTCAGGGGGGCGCGTTCGCGTGGGCGCAGGGGTACTGGATCCTCGCCTGGGGCCACATGTCGGGCGAGGCCCCGCAGTTGTTCAACAACAACGACAAGCACGCGGCGCCCCTCAGCCTGCGGACGTTCCGCAGCGACCACCCGGGGGGCGTGAACTTCGTTAAGCTTGACGGGTCGGTTCTATTTCTCACCGACGACTCCGACACCGAGCTGCGGCGCGCCCTGGTCACCCGCGCCGGCGACGAGGTCGTCGCCACCCTCGAATAA